A window from Herbaspirillum sp. meg3 encodes these proteins:
- a CDS encoding arsenic transporter, with translation MLTALAIFLLTLVFVIWQPRGLGIGWSACAGALVALAFGVIQLSDIPVVWHIVWNATGTFIAIIIISLLLDRAGFFEWAALHVARWGGGSGRKLFALLVLLGAAVSALFANDGAALILTPIVIAMLLALRFSPQATLAFVMAAGFIADTASLPLVVSNLVNIVSADFFKIGFSQYAAVMIPVDIVSVIMTLLVLFLYFRRDIPVDYDLKQLKKPTDAIHDRATFIAGWWVLGLLLIGFFWLESLGVAISAVAAAGAVILLVIAAKGHVIPTQEVIKGAPWQIVFFSLGMYLVVYGLRNAGLTNYLTGLLNGFAQHGVWGAAIGTGFLTALLSSIMNNMPTVLVGALSIDAATAQGVVKEAMIYANVIGSDLGPKITPIGSLATLLWLHVLDKKSIHISWGYYFRVGAMLTIPVLLVTLAALALRLSA, from the coding sequence GTGCTCACTGCATTAGCCATCTTCTTGCTCACATTGGTTTTTGTCATCTGGCAGCCGCGCGGTCTTGGCATTGGCTGGAGCGCATGCGCAGGGGCTCTGGTGGCCTTGGCATTCGGCGTCATTCAGCTGTCCGATATTCCAGTGGTGTGGCACATCGTCTGGAACGCGACCGGCACGTTCATTGCCATCATTATCATCAGCTTGCTGCTGGACAGAGCCGGCTTCTTCGAGTGGGCAGCATTGCACGTCGCCCGCTGGGGAGGTGGTAGCGGCCGCAAGTTGTTTGCGTTACTGGTGTTGCTCGGCGCGGCTGTCTCTGCACTGTTTGCCAACGACGGCGCCGCGCTCATTCTTACGCCGATAGTTATTGCCATGTTGCTGGCGCTGCGCTTTTCGCCCCAAGCGACGCTGGCATTCGTGATGGCCGCCGGCTTCATCGCCGATACGGCAAGCTTGCCGCTGGTCGTGTCGAATCTGGTCAATATCGTCTCGGCCGACTTCTTCAAAATCGGCTTCTCGCAGTACGCTGCGGTCATGATCCCGGTCGACATTGTTTCAGTCATCATGACTCTGCTGGTGCTGTTCTTGTATTTTCGTCGCGATATTCCTGTCGACTACGACCTCAAGCAACTCAAAAAGCCAACGGACGCTATCCATGATCGGGCAACCTTCATTGCTGGCTGGTGGGTTCTTGGGTTGTTGCTCATCGGCTTCTTCTGGCTTGAAAGCCTGGGTGTAGCGATTAGCGCCGTCGCTGCGGCAGGTGCCGTGATTTTGTTGGTAATTGCGGCAAAGGGCCATGTCATCCCCACACAGGAAGTAATCAAAGGCGCACCGTGGCAGATCGTCTTCTTTTCGCTGGGGATGTATCTGGTGGTCTATGGGCTGCGCAACGCCGGGTTGACGAACTATCTCACTGGTCTATTGAATGGGTTCGCTCAACATGGCGTTTGGGGTGCCGCGATCGGAACAGGCTTCCTGACGGCGCTCTTGTCGTCGATCATGAACAATATGCCGACGGTGCTGGTCGGTGCATTGTCGATTGACGCTGCGACAGCACAAGGTGTCGTCAAGGAAGCCATGATCTACGCCAACGTCATCGGCAGCGATCTGGGACCGAAGATTACGCCCATCGGTAGTCTGGCCACCTTGCTCTGGCTGCACGTACTCGATAAAAAGAGCATTCACATCTCCTGGGGATATTACTTCCGAGTGGGCGCGATGCTCACGATCCCGGTTCTGCTGGTGACGCTGGCTGCACTGGCTTTGAGATTAAGCGCCTAA
- a CDS encoding arsenate reductase ArsC gives MSSPQAEKTYNVLFLCTGNSARSIMAEALLNTMGKGRFNAYSAGSHPGGTVNPLAVEQIKSTGYPLEKLRSKSWDEFATPDAPKMDFIITVCDNAAGEVCPVWPGQPISAHWGFEDPAAATGTEEQKRAVFSKVARQITTRVNIFNSLPFHTLEKTAIKREMDAIGASQV, from the coding sequence ATGAGCTCTCCTCAAGCAGAAAAAACCTATAACGTTCTCTTCCTGTGCACGGGCAACTCCGCCCGCAGCATCATGGCGGAGGCTTTGTTGAACACGATGGGCAAAGGTCGTTTCAATGCGTATAGCGCCGGTAGCCATCCTGGTGGCACCGTGAATCCTCTGGCTGTAGAACAAATCAAGAGTACCGGCTACCCACTGGAAAAGTTGCGTAGCAAGAGCTGGGACGAATTTGCAACGCCAGATGCTCCAAAGATGGACTTCATCATCACCGTCTGTGACAACGCTGCCGGTGAAGTCTGCCCAGTCTGGCCCGGACAGCCTATCTCTGCGCACTGGGGCTTTGAAGATCCTGCAGCAGCGACTGGGACCGAAGAGCAAAAGCGCGCCGTGTTTTCGAAAGTGGCACGCCAAATCACCACCCGCGTGAATATCTTCAATAGCTTGCCATTCCATACGCTGGAAAAGACCGCCATCAAGCGTGAAATGGACGCTATCGGCGCCAGCCAGGTCTGA
- a CDS encoding helix-turn-helix transcriptional regulator produces the protein MDTKETIAALAALAQESRLAVFRLLVQAGPEGMAASKIAEQISVTPSALSFHMKELSHAELVTSRHEGRFVIYSANFNTMNGLIGFLTENCCGGNVCSPGSACLVTEESTT, from the coding sequence ATGGATACCAAAGAAACCATTGCAGCGCTGGCAGCGCTCGCTCAAGAATCGCGTCTCGCGGTCTTCCGCTTGCTGGTCCAAGCAGGTCCTGAAGGAATGGCGGCCAGCAAAATCGCCGAACAAATCTCGGTCACGCCTTCCGCATTGTCCTTCCACATGAAGGAGTTGTCCCACGCTGAGTTGGTGACCTCTCGTCACGAGGGACGATTTGTCATCTACTCGGCCAACTTCAACACCATGAACGGCCTGATTGGCTTTCTTACCGAAAACTGCTGTGGTGGAAATGTGTGCTCCCCCGGCAGCGCATGTCTTGTAACAGAAGAATCCACGACCTGA
- a CDS encoding EexN family lipoprotein yields the protein MSIKQHSHWPLFSTLLFLSLMACGEKSESAKSVDYYKGNQEEAKTTLQKCSELKSGEVSTMSPSQRAAWSETTVGINCENARVASVDSAYDAHQKSMREAAAKYR from the coding sequence ATGAGCATCAAGCAACACTCACACTGGCCATTGTTTTCCACATTGCTTTTTTTATCCTTAATGGCATGTGGCGAAAAGTCGGAAAGTGCCAAGTCGGTAGACTATTACAAGGGAAATCAGGAAGAAGCAAAGACAACTCTTCAGAAATGTAGCGAGCTCAAGTCTGGTGAGGTAAGCACGATGTCGCCATCTCAGCGTGCTGCCTGGTCGGAAACTACGGTAGGAATCAACTGTGAAAATGCCCGCGTCGCAAGCGTAGACAGTGCATACGATGCTCATCAAAAAAGCATGCGAGAAGCGGCGGCGAAGTACCGATAG
- a CDS encoding MbcA/ParS/Xre antitoxin family protein has product MKQSKPLQGRTEQDLFRSELLKLVEAMVVQSKQTHTFDANHWLRDWLKSSVPALGNRCPTEFLNTSEGRELVQTLLIRMQSGAFS; this is encoded by the coding sequence ATGAAACAAAGTAAACCTCTTCAGGGCCGGACAGAGCAGGATTTGTTTCGATCCGAATTACTCAAGCTAGTGGAAGCGATGGTGGTGCAATCTAAACAGACACATACATTTGATGCGAATCATTGGTTACGCGACTGGCTAAAATCATCCGTGCCAGCGCTTGGAAATCGTTGTCCGACCGAATTTCTCAATACCTCTGAAGGACGCGAACTTGTCCAGACACTACTTATTCGCATGCAAAGTGGGGCATTTTCATAG
- a CDS encoding helix-turn-helix domain-containing protein, giving the protein MSVKSQKIPLIEVFARNVRRRRLALGLSQEILAEAAGVHRTYVGMLERAEKNVTIYNIERIAIALDVPPSSLLLWDDGGLPQ; this is encoded by the coding sequence ATGTCTGTCAAGTCACAAAAAATTCCATTAATTGAAGTTTTCGCCCGGAATGTCCGACGTCGAAGACTTGCACTCGGCCTGTCCCAAGAAATTCTTGCTGAGGCAGCCGGGGTTCACCGAACCTATGTGGGAATGCTAGAGCGGGCCGAAAAAAATGTCACCATCTACAATATTGAACGTATAGCCATTGCTCTCGATGTCCCTCCCTCCAGTCTCTTATTGTGGGACGACGGTGGCCTCCCACAATAA